The Dreissena polymorpha isolate Duluth1 chromosome 4, UMN_Dpol_1.0, whole genome shotgun sequence region tattttagaacttttctttttttcttcattcgtggttgacagtccctttaaaggctCTCACATGTTCTTCTGTATCAAGTATCTTATGAAATGGTTAAAGGCTCTTACATGTTCTTCTGTATCAAGTATCTTATGAAATGGTTAATGGCTCTTACATGTTCTTCTGGGTTTTGAGATTGGGTACTGGTGAACCTGTAAGGGTCGGCCCCAGTAACGGCCCCAAATTTCTGGGTTGCAGCCACAAAGGTCCCTGAAGCGTCCTTGGGGCTGCAAGACTCTTTGCGCAGTTCGTTCCTTTTGCCTGCAGGAATTAACTTTTTCTTTCTCTTGCCACGTGTTAATCTTTCTGTGGGGGTAATTCCAGTTAGCTTagttgaatttatttgtgtatttgatACTTGTGGTCTAAATGGTTTTGTTTTAGTATTAGCACCATTATAAGCAGTTTTGTTCAGGTCTGATTTAGTATTTATCGGAACACTTTggtaattttcattttcaatgccAGGTGTAACTTGAGCATTATCATTCTGAGAAAGCACaaatccaatgttttcattttgaatCTCCTCAGCAATTTTCTCCATTCTCTCACCATGCAGCACAGAGGTTACAAATTTGTCGGTTGACTGCAtacttttttttgctttattatcAGTTAATGCAACAGGTTTTGATACTTCAGCTGTTTGTTTAATGGGTTCAGATGGTCTGTAGCCAGGTTTTGTTGCCCCATTTTCCTTTGGACTGCACGTCTGAGTCGTGGGTCTCCTGGGTGACATCCACTCTTCTGTAAGGAGCTGGGAGGTAGTGGGAATGCTGCTGCAATGAAACATAGGAGGAACCTGGCCGCAACAAATGTTCAGGCAGTGACTGAGTGCTCAGCCTTCTTGGAATGCTTGACCTTTCCACAAATTCACCTTGATTAGTGAAGGTTTGAGATGAAGCCAACACAGAATCTTTCCTTTCTTGCTGTTTTTTGACACTTTTCTGAAGTATATTTGAATATGTCTGTATAATAGTCTGAATTTCGTGCGGACTTTTTGGGCTTCTTTGCTCAGTACTTTCCCGTCTGCTGCGAGATTTCAAGGTGCCAGATTTTCCAGGTGTTGTCAATTGAGGACTCTTCAGACCGCTTTCCCCTTTCTCAGAGCCGTCTGCATGTAGATCTGACAGGTCAGTACAAGTCGAGTTGGACCCGCTTCTCTGATAGGTACCGGTTAGGTACTCTGTAACCTTCTGAACAATATTCATGTCTACGTCTTCAAATGGTACGCATGGCTTGTTTTCAGTTGTCTGGGTGGCGCTTTCTGTCACTCTCTTTTCTGATTCTccaatgttttcatcatttttcgCTTCAGAGACTACGTTGTCCCTTTGTGTAAGTTCATTATATGCAGTATCAATGCCTTCACCTAATGATGTTTTAAGATCATTTAAACAGCAGTCCTGTTCGTTCACAACATAATTTTGGGTTTCATCAGCCATAGCTTCCACCTAAAAAGTAAACGGTAGATTTTAAGTAATGTATACATAATGAGAAGATATGCAAACAGTATTGGATTTGTTGCGATTTTCTTTCATTCAATATGTTATCGTAATCATAGTTGTAATAACATGTAGCCACTTTCTTTTAAATAaccatcaatatatatatatatattgaacaaaaacaacaccaccaccaccaacaacaactagagctttgtcacagacgtgacgaatacccccacatgccgcattgacacagaatattttgcatgttgtcttcacaaaaaacagcagacaccatgctcaatgtttaaaacgcactaagtgaccccgtgatctagtttttgacctgaaATTGCCCATGTTGGAAAATGACATACACATCATATacaccttctgaccaagtttggtgaagctctgatgaaaaatacttgaattggagagcggacaccatgctcaatgtttacaatgcactaagtgaccccgtgacctagtttttgacccggcattgcccatgtttgaacttgacctacacatcatctagatacatcttctgaccaagtttggtgaagctctgataaaaacttcttgaattagagagcagacaccatgctcaatgtttacaatgcactaagtgaccacgtgacctagtttttgatccggtatgacccatattcgaactttatctagacatcatctagatacaacatctgaccaagtttggtgaagatcggatgaaaacaaattgaaatagagagcggacactaaatacggaccgaccgacagacatacaagctcactcctatatacccccctaaacttcgtttgtgggggcataaaaaacccaACCAAGACTAAGATGGCCCTGGAAAACTCACTTGTGTAAATACGGCGTGGTTATACAACACtaaggggcatgatttgaacagtGTTTGTAAAGAAACACAATCTGATGTCACATGCCATAGATCAAAGCCAGTTGGGTATTTGCTTAAAAGTTTTAAACAATTAACCAAAGCTCAAAGCCTTTACATGTTTATACCATCCATGCAAATGCTGACCTCTgctgtatacatgtgtataccaTCCATGCAAATGCTGACCTCTgctatatacatgtgtataccaTCCATGCAAATGCTGACCTCTgctatatacatgtttataccaTCCATGCAAATGCTGACCTCTgctatatacatgtttataccaTCCATGCAAATGCTGACCTCTGTTTTAGAAAAAAGTTAgttacaaaaaaatgtaatattaagaGATCAATTTCAGAGCTTGCCTTATACTTATGTGTTTAAATGGCACTGAATACGAAGTATCATAACATCcaaaaatatcttttaaattaaacaaaatccaTCTAAGTTGCAAAGTTCCTTAAGATTCTTTAGATGTTTATTCTGCAAAAATTTAAGTCTTACAATACCTTTTTCAAATGATAGGAACTAAATCACAAGGTATTCCCTCAACTTAGTTCAGTATAAGCAGCAGCTATCTGTTAGTCAAGAATTATAATAATTGTGATCTAAAAATAGCACAACAATGCTGACACAGAGATGTGTAATGAATTTTACTTGTAAGCAGGTGGCTGAAATGCCTTAAACAAGGGTCAGTTGCAAAGATTTGCCAGGCCATGTTTTCAGGATTTAAGgtcataaacaatttaattattaattcattaaaataatcgTCAGAAAGAACCTAATGAACATGCTTTTGCCAATTCTACTCAATCAATTAGGCTCAATTAATATTCATCTGACTGCATTTAGACAGTGAATGTCATATTTAGACTGTATTGCATTAAGAAAGgatatttaaattttttaaataatgcttcTTTATATTAACACAATGAATTCTTAATGGTAGAGAACAGCCTCTGGCCATATTTTATGATGGAAATGGCCTAAGAAGGACTCATCAGGTCCATAAGGTTTCAATATTTCCTTATTCATTAACTGCCCCTATTCTCTGATGGCCATGTATCTctactgactggaaccattttcaaactattcTGAGATATAATCCAAACATATTTTCAGAGCAAGTTTCAAGATGTTTTGCCCCAAAACATGTGACTACATCCATGAAAGGAAAACTTGCAGCCATGTTGTTAAACATAACTGAACCGTGATCAAACTCAGCCATGACATGATTTTGAGCAAGGCTCATGATGACAAAAGACATCTAGAGTTATTTTTAGGTTTCACTATTGCCTTATAATGAAAACTGCCTGCCTCCCAGGAGCCTTGTCTATCagtggaccagaaccattttgttGAGAAATCATCCAAACTTATTTTCTGAGCAACTTTCATAATTTTGGGGCACAGAAATGAGACATATTATAGTGTTCCCATAGCTTCACTATAGCTATACGAGGCAAACCGCATTGTCCCCTGGCACGCATGTTTGTCAATCAACCAGTACCACTTTTGTACTGGGCTTAgttattattagaacaaatgatctaagaaagtttcatgatgatggggCAAAAAGTGTCACTTCAACGGGTAAACAAATGTACCTTTCAAAATGTTCACAATGTTTAACTTAAGAGATACAAacttgaaccattttttaactcagccATGATAACATtataacaaaatttaatgttctgaTCAATTTTCATGATCATTGGGCACACactgtgacttctatagtgtatACAAGCTCTTTCTTTTACTAGATGTAGTGACCTTGTTTtggacccaacatgacccagtctTCAACATGGTCAAATACCCTTGGAACAATTGTACTGATAAAGTATCATGAAAATAGGCAATAAATGTAGCCACTAGAATGTTTAGATGagaaatattgatgatgaacaACACACAAAGACATGAGGCATGTTGGataaaaggtgatcacaaaagctcaccataaacaTGTTGCTAAATAGAAGATGCTGTCTCAATTCTCTtgtccccccaccccacccccgtGTAAGCTTCAGTCAATATTGATGCATTGGCTCATTAAGTCTTAGTCCAAGTGTAAATTAATGTCGAGGTGAATATGAGATCAGGTGATATGATTATGTTGAGTGTTTTTAAAGGCAAAATCCATGAAATTATCATAGCTTTGCAGCAAGCATTCTTGATGTTATACGAAACATACGTCATTTAGGTGTAAACCCATCCATGGATGGAAAAATTGACAGGCCAATGGCAATATGCCTCCCTGCATCTGTTGATGCCAGGAGTAATAAAATTGCAATTCAAAATGAATTTCAACTATACATACATTGTCAGTTGGACCAATTTTTGTTGCGAGATACTGGCCACTAGATAGATTGAAGGTTTCTTCTTGTTCAAGGGTGTTGTTAAGTTGCTCATTTGTGGCATGATGGTAGCCACTAATAGTTTGGTCTGTTTTGATGTCTTCATCACtgcaatataattttgttttgaaaaacatttattaacaaaaaaaagttaccctcaataTGTTTCATCTAAAAACAAGTTTCACTTAAATCTGTTCCTGTAACTGACTGTTGACACCAAAATCAATCAGTTTAGGAACTTACCAACAAGCATCATCCCTGTAATTATTATCACTCCCGCATTTAAGCAATACTGGCTTAttaaaaatctataaaaataCATGTTGATATGCAGACAACAGAGAGCCTTATTCACAACACAAAGAACACATGTAAAATGATGTAAGTATAAAAAGATTGCCTAAATATAACTTATTAGGGCAAATAACTCTGCAAACAATATGGCAACATACATGGAAATAACATTATGCACTTCTACATActtttaacaaaatgtttgtttaattttcacaTCGATACACTGAAGAGAGAGGCTAGTTCACAACACATGCTTAAGTCTAAATGTACAATGATGTTAAGTATCGCAATATTGTCCCTAAAATCAAGGGCAAATAATTCTGAAACAGAATATCACCATGTACACAAAAATAACATCTTGCACTTAAACATAGTATAAACAAAATATCCAtacagtttcatgttgatattaaCTGGGTTAACTGGGCAAATTGTTGTTTTCACAAAGTACAAATGTGCAGCGAGACAGACCAAACGATctaccaaccaaccaacagggtGATCGGAGttcaatatattatatacagaattgtataataataacaaataacaataatttgaCTAATTTTGCCTTAGAAACACACAAAAGCTTTCTCACAGTGAAGCTAAGCTGTGCATGCCCCTAGCCCCAACGTCATACTCGATATTTTGCAAGTGCTGTCTATATCAAGCACCTGGTTCATGTAAGAAGAAAATGACTTTCTGTATATTCTCTTATTGCCTACGCACCTTAACAGGTCATATAGATTAACAAGGAACATttttagtttgtaaaatattgcaaagttGCCAATGATATTTAATTTAGCAATTACAAAAGCCATGATAGAAACCTGTCATCCTCAATCACCCTCCTCCTACGATTGGCTGACATTGGTTTCCTAGCAACAACCACTTCTTCAATTATATCTTCAGACTCTTCCATGATGGGCCCTACAACCAAAAATAATGGGCTTATAAATTATTATGTGTTTCTtgacatataaaataatatctgtaaaaatgacattaattttaattccaacatatcagttgttttttttctcaaaagaacaaaaacaaataatatttgtgaTACAAGTTCATATTCTTAATGGGCTCATGTGGGGACACATTTTCATTTGCCAAATCTAATTTACATTATTCTGAAACAAGGTGCAGCTTTAAATAAACGCTGATGCTCTCAGTCAAAATCTTGTCCACTTACGTTCCAGTCTGAACATGGGCTGGGTGGTGGACTCTGATTCAGACTGGATCATAGAAATGGACAGCTTGTCCACAGTGGCACACGCAGGCATTGATATAATGGGATCTCCAGCAACCACGTCCCGAGTTTCTGACCTGAATCAATAGATTTCGCCTACTATCACAATCATACTTAActcaatattttgattttttgcttaattttttTAGATGAATGTAAACACCTTCTAGAGTAGGAAATCCCACAACGTTTTTTTGAGTTGGACTcatctttaaagcgggtatatacgattttgtcaaatatttatgaatttatataaaatgtgtaaaaacttattatatatatatttcaatataaattaaaataaaagttaagaagaacatgtgtcgaaaaatgcgaaataagccagatatttaattctgtaattgaaaacggctgtacagccgaattcgccagcatgtataccatacatgtacgatgtgaatctaaacttagttaaacggtttatttgaattcctgcaacgatatctattcatacgacacacgaacactaactccgatcctaatacaaagacgaatgcttcggttattgtaggaaaatatgtacgtcacaatcggctcggggcgctaatttgtctgctgcattttatgaaattctgctttaatgtataatttttcttgcctatataTGGTTatcataacatattttatcaatatattacaattaaacacatataaaaaatcgtatatacccactTTAAGTTgagcaaaaatattttagaaagcaTTATACCTGTCTCAAATTCTAAAGCAAAGCTCAAACATGGCTGCTTTTGTTGGACGCATTCAACATTTACGAAGGCGTCAGACGATTTAACACGTTTTTTATGGACCACAGAGACTTGTTAGAAGTTTTATCGGgtgaaattttattttgttcagcTATTTCATCTGCTTGCAACATTTCAATAAAGGGttcttatttttaatatttaatcacaaacaaagaacacaataactcacttaattaattttatgttcaACACAATCTTGGACATTTGTGAAGAAATTAGTTTTATTACAGATAACATGACGGACAAATAAATCTAACAACAGCTCCAAAAtcaaaaacatgtaaattattTTCCTtccttatttattaaaaaaaaaaaatctttttatgtAAATACAAGTTGATACATactatatacaattatttattttatttttaataagaaaacaCCACACTCAtttcaatttttgtttattttcatgcaAATGCTGCAATTTAGTGTCATTTGTTGTCTGTGCCCACCTTAATACTGGCACATGCTCAGCAGTCAATGCAGCATCTGAGGTAGCTATGGAAACAGCTCCCTGTGAAACTGGGGTGTCTGTCATATGGCTGTCCCTGGGTGTCTCCAGATGGAATTTACCTGTGGATTAACATCACAATTGTGCACCCAGTATGTACAGGCAAACTGATGCACACaagattttattaaatgttatttttaattcaatatttaaacaaaataatagcaACTTATATCATGCCTTTTTTCTTTTTATCCATTTTGATGTTCACTGTGGGATTTgcttcataaatgtttttttgttgttgttgttgttttttttttttgggggggggtctGCTTATTATTTCATGCTCTGATAACGAAATTGGATAATAAACATTTCATTCTGAGTATTTTGGTTTCTTTTATTATGGATGTTAATTCAGGAATGAAAAGactttatcaatatttatattcCCATGTGCGATAAATAATTAATACGCTTTATGCACCAGCAAGTCTTTTCCACCATTTGTTTACCTTAAAGTGTGATCACCTTAGAGAATTTTAAGGGAATGACAAAATGATGACATAAAAATAAGAATGCCTTTTTTACAAATGTTGAGCCCAGCACAATTGACAATCTGTTTAATTATTAATACTGCATTTATTACAGAACCAAGGAAGAGAGCAGTGAAGAAAAGTATCCATAATTTTCATTTCTTTACCCTTTTTGAAAGCATAAACCAATAATAAATCACTGATATTTTCTTATAAAGCATAGGCAAGATTACAAAAAAGAAACAACAGGAGAGCATTAAAGTAAGATTAATAATGTCGTTTTATAGATGTCATCTAATGACTATGATAATTATTTGATGTATGACGCATataatgcaaaaatgggtcttatgccatatgcgtccAGCGTAGCTCAAGAGCCGCAAGAGCATTCTGGTCAAGTGCAGCTACACTCTCCGCTATATGTGTCGTttttgtgaaaattgggcaaaatgcatgtgcgtaacctgtcatcccagattagcctttgtagtctGCAAagactgatctgggacaacactttccactttaatggtatttttcacttaaagaaagtccctttttaccgaaaatctagtaaagcggaaagtgtcatcccagatgtggCTGTGCGGACTGTAGccgctaatctggtatgacactttacgcacatgcattatgaacAGTTTTATCAGAACTATTACCTGAAATACTATCAACTAAAGGAAAAGATAAAGTGTATGAAGATTTCCTGACCTATCTCCCTAAAGTTTCAAGTCCCAGTGAGGAATCGAACCCAATATCCTCAGATTTGTAGTCCagcactctac contains the following coding sequences:
- the LOC127877445 gene encoding uncharacterized protein LOC127877445 isoform X1, which gives rise to MWHLNAVSSQKLLQSSKALKNNAVIPLEPDGVIDSEECRLKLSPSQSGSTQGQGKRSSEGQISRSSDVLIIDTLSVTSHTETTTVAKMVKSASQGASIGYAGSACLINDRRSSSAPRSVEEIRSSRKRQKELLAISSNPLVIWKNEDSDIGKFHLETPRDSHMTDTPVSQGAVSIATSDAALTAEHVPVLRSETRDVVAGDPIISMPACATVDKLSISMIQSESESTTQPMFRLERPIMEESEDIIEEVVVARKPMSANRRRRVIEDDSDEDIKTDQTISGYHHATNEQLNNTLEQEETFNLSSGQYLATKIGPTDNVEAMADETQNYVVNEQDCCLNDLKTSLGEGIDTAYNELTQRDNVVSEAKNDENIGESEKRVTESATQTTENKPCVPFEDVDMNIVQKVTEYLTGTYQRSGSNSTCTDLSDLHADGSEKGESGLKSPQLTTPGKSGTLKSRSRRESTEQRSPKSPHEIQTIIQTYSNILQKSVKKQQERKDSVLASSQTFTNQGEFVERSSIPRRLSTQSLPEHLLRPGSSYVSLQQHSHYLPAPYRRVDVTQETHDSDVQSKGKWGNKTWLQTI